Proteins from a genomic interval of Geodermatophilus obscurus DSM 43160:
- the rnpA gene encoding ribonuclease P protein component yields MLPAQARLRRRPDFTAVVRSGRRAGRPTMVLHYLPERPVTPTPGDAGTVGGPRAGFVVGKTVGNSVVRHRVTRRLRAVVLDQLDRLPPTADLVVRARPEAATATSVDLARDLSAGLDRVLEPRARTR; encoded by the coding sequence TTTCACCGCGGTCGTCCGGTCCGGCAGGCGTGCCGGACGGCCGACCATGGTGCTCCACTACCTCCCCGAACGGCCCGTGACCCCGACCCCCGGCGATGCCGGGACGGTCGGTGGTCCACGGGCCGGCTTCGTGGTGGGCAAGACCGTGGGCAACTCCGTGGTGCGCCACCGCGTCACCCGGCGGCTGCGCGCGGTCGTGCTCGACCAGCTCGACCGGCTGCCGCCCACCGCGGACCTGGTGGTCCGCGCCCGGCCGGAGGCGGCCACGGCCACCTCGGTGGACCTGGCCCGCGACCTCTCCGCCGGGCTCGACCGCGTGCTCGAGCCCCGGGCCCGGACCCGGTGA